One segment of Thermosipho atlanticus DSM 15807 DNA contains the following:
- a CDS encoding LVIVD repeat-containing protein gives MRKVYLIVLNVIFLGFILVGCFSVKTYHKQPTYVYAAGGLEGLIIFDVTNSNNPIIVGSYNTEGYLCAVDVIEDYAYVADGNNGLLIIDITVPTNPNFVGAIDTIGYAKDVKVVENYAFVAENNKGFEIVDISDLTNPTIVGGYDTDGYSSGIDIVGDYAYVADGNNGLVIVNISNLTNPVLSGHFKLKGAHKVVVKDDYAYVGSFDGLMIIDVSDPTNPSTASILNMESEGYEIEIIGDYAYIANDESGLVIVDVSNPTSPMIVGNYDVRGYSFGIDVIGNYVYLADEVEGLVIVNVSDPTNPFLEVVKGFGKANKVIVEGNYAYVADDYDGLKLIDISEPFKPFVMSGVWMSGNTLDVKIIGNYAYVVNNENDLVIVNVSDPASLIVVASYDVTGYPNSLDVVGSYAYVINNYSVLNIIDIGDLSNVALLGNCNTGGSARNVKVVGNYAYIADGNNGLTIIDISIPTNPTIVGNYSEPIGYGVNIDVVGEYAYLAYDYYGLKIINIAVPTNPTLVKTFDTPGNVRDIKVVGNYAYIADGNNGLVILDISDPTNTSLVSNYDTEGYSSGIYVEGNYAYVADGNNGLLIFDVSTPSEPDLISDMEWIKILDVCAQ, from the coding sequence ATGAGGAAAGTATATTTGATAGTTTTAAATGTAATTTTTTTAGGTTTTATACTTGTGGGTTGTTTTTCTGTAAAAACTTACCACAAACAACCAACATACGTTTATGCCGCAGGTGGGCTTGAAGGTTTGATAATTTTTGATGTTACAAATTCTAATAATCCAATTATTGTTGGAAGCTATAACACTGAGGGTTACTTATGTGCAGTAGATGTTATTGAAGATTATGCATATGTTGCAGATGGTAACAATGGATTATTAATTATAGATATAACAGTTCCTACAAATCCAAATTTTGTAGGGGCTATTGATACAATTGGTTATGCTAAGGATGTAAAAGTTGTAGAAAATTATGCGTTCGTAGCAGAAAATAATAAAGGTTTTGAGATCGTAGACATTAGTGATTTGACAAATCCAACAATAGTTGGTGGCTATGATACAGATGGTTATTCATCAGGTATAGACATTGTTGGTGATTATGCATATGTTGCAGATGGTAACAATGGATTAGTAATAGTAAATATTAGTAATTTAACTAATCCTGTTCTATCTGGTCATTTTAAATTAAAAGGTGCTCATAAGGTTGTTGTTAAAGATGATTATGCATATGTTGGTAGTTTTGATGGTTTGATGATAATCGATGTGAGTGATCCTACTAATCCTTCAACCGCTAGTATTCTCAACATGGAAAGCGAAGGTTATGAAATTGAGATTATTGGAGATTACGCGTACATAGCAAATGATGAAAGTGGTTTAGTAATAGTGGATGTTAGTAACCCTACTAGTCCAATGATAGTTGGTAACTATGATGTGAGGGGTTATTCATTTGGAATAGATGTTATTGGAAATTATGTATACTTAGCTGATGAAGTAGAAGGGCTTGTAATAGTGAATGTTAGCGATCCCACAAATCCTTTTTTAGAAGTTGTTAAAGGGTTTGGTAAAGCTAATAAAGTGATTGTAGAAGGGAATTATGCATATGTAGCTGATGATTATGACGGATTAAAGTTAATAGATATTTCTGAGCCTTTTAAACCTTTTGTAATGAGTGGTGTTTGGATGTCAGGAAATACATTGGATGTAAAAATTATTGGAAATTACGCATATGTGGTAAATAACGAAAATGATTTAGTAATAGTAAATGTTAGTGATCCTGCTAGTCTAATTGTAGTTGCTAGCTATGATGTAACAGGTTATCCGAATAGTCTGGATGTTGTTGGGAGCTACGCATATGTAATTAATAACTATAGTGTATTAAATATTATTGATATTGGCGATTTAAGCAATGTAGCTCTTTTAGGTAATTGTAATACAGGTGGAAGTGCCAGGAATGTTAAAGTAGTAGGAAATTATGCGTATATTGCTGATGGAAATAACGGATTAACTATAATAGATATTAGTATACCTACCAATCCTACAATTGTAGGAAATTATAGTGAACCAATAGGATATGGTGTTAATATAGATGTAGTTGGGGAGTATGCCTATTTAGCGTATGATTATTATGGTTTAAAAATAATAAATATAGCTGTTCCAACTAATCCAACATTAGTAAAGACTTTTGATACCCCTGGGAATGTTAGAGATATTAAAGTAGTAGGAAATTATGCGTATATTGCTGATGGTAACAACGGTTTAGTTATTTTAGATATAAGTGATCCAACGAATACAAGCTTGGTAAGTAATTATGACACAGAAGGTTACTCATCAGGCATATATGTGGAAGGGAACTATGCTTATGTTGCTGATGGTAACAACGGATTGTTGATTTTTGATGTAAGCACTCCATCTGAACCAGATTTAATATCGGATATGGAATGGATTAAAATTTTAGATGTTTGCGCTCAATGA
- a CDS encoding HEAT repeat domain-containing protein, giving the protein MNREELIKRIVEEKGSKAISDLIKLLEDEDAEVREIVSETLFKLGDEAKKALLKEFERRVERRNKNDITLLYIVDLLADFGEKSIVKSLYNILSLYSWEEAELIIYEALSKLGEGEKIYDILRYFLLEDLERKKLGPHAAMALSYIDKPEVIKDLVMAIDSNEFKGEDLEIIKKSLSQIVMKNPMYHEILMKLVGDRIDEYLG; this is encoded by the coding sequence ATGAACAGAGAAGAGTTGATAAAACGAATAGTAGAAGAAAAAGGTTCAAAAGCTATATCAGATTTAATCAAGCTTTTAGAGGATGAAGATGCAGAAGTAAGAGAAATTGTTTCTGAAACTCTTTTTAAGCTAGGCGATGAAGCGAAGAAAGCTTTGTTGAAAGAATTTGAGAGAAGAGTGGAAAGGAGAAATAAAAATGATATTACGTTACTTTATATAGTTGATTTATTGGCAGATTTTGGAGAGAAAAGTATTGTAAAGTCTTTGTACAATATTTTGTCATTATATAGTTGGGAGGAAGCGGAATTAATAATATATGAGGCCCTTTCAAAACTCGGTGAAGGAGAAAAAATTTATGATATTTTAAGATATTTTTTATTAGAAGATTTAGAAAGAAAAAAGCTGGGCCCTCACGCAGCTATGGCTCTTTCGTATATAGATAAGCCTGAAGTTATAAAAGATCTAGTTATGGCAATTGATAGTAATGAGTTTAAAGGAGAGGACCTTGAAATTATTAAAAAATCTCTTTCGCAAATTGTAATGAAAAATCCTATGTATCATGAAATTTTAATGAAACTCGTCGGGGATAGAATCGATGAATATCTAGGGTGA
- a CDS encoding polyprenyl synthetase family protein, which produces MDFVEFKKLHLEKIDFYLNKIFEEKKLTLNKELSELIEEVKNFSLRPGKRIRPLLFILGYEAYKENEELTEEQLYSIAASLEIMHAFLLIHDDIMDRATMRRGAPTLHLSLNAKYMNIVNNKKIGEDLSIVLGDLLFFYVLNVISKINIPNFRDFLEAFSECYISTAYGQLLDSLYSLRKKQRIKGMSFEIAKLKTAYYSFYYPFYLGYLATNSASNLEEIETIKKAIIPAGIAFQIRDDIISVFDKSSGKTNTADIMEGKYTSLIDLGDYDKSFFSIFIKSEKTSEEIQFLIESIKKSKAYDRALEKMNKLFDESLEKIEDLKIDEEYKQLLREIINTLRSI; this is translated from the coding sequence ATGGATTTCGTGGAGTTTAAAAAGCTGCATTTGGAGAAAATTGATTTTTACTTAAATAAAATATTTGAAGAAAAAAAGTTGACTTTGAATAAGGAATTAAGTGAATTAATAGAAGAGGTAAAGAATTTTTCTTTACGACCCGGTAAGAGGATAAGGCCACTTTTATTTATATTAGGATATGAAGCATACAAAGAAAACGAGGAATTAACGGAAGAACAACTGTATTCCATTGCAGCATCTTTGGAGATTATGCATGCTTTTTTGCTAATACATGATGATATTATGGATCGTGCTACGATGAGGCGTGGAGCTCCAACTTTGCATCTTTCGTTAAATGCTAAGTATATGAATATTGTAAATAATAAAAAAATTGGAGAAGATCTATCAATAGTTTTAGGTGATCTTTTGTTTTTTTATGTATTAAATGTAATTTCAAAAATTAACATTCCGAACTTTCGTGATTTTTTAGAAGCATTTTCAGAGTGTTATATAAGTACAGCTTATGGCCAGCTGCTGGATTCATTGTATTCTTTAAGAAAAAAACAAAGGATTAAGGGTATGTCTTTTGAAATTGCTAAGTTAAAAACCGCTTATTATTCTTTTTATTATCCATTTTATCTTGGATATCTAGCAACTAATTCGGCAAGTAACTTGGAAGAAATAGAAACAATTAAAAAGGCGATTATTCCAGCCGGAATAGCTTTTCAAATAAGAGATGATATAATAAGCGTTTTTGATAAAAGTTCGGGAAAAACAAATACTGCTGATATTATGGAAGGAAAATATACTTCTTTAATTGATTTGGGTGACTATGATAAAAGTTTTTTCAGTATATTTATTAAAAGTGAAAAAACTAGTGAAGAGATTCAATTTTTAATTGAGTCAATAAAAAAAAGTAAGGCGTATGATAGAGCATTAGAAAAAATGAATAAGTTATTTGATGAATCACTTGAAAAAATTGAGGATTTAAAAATTGATGAAGAATATAAACAACTCTTAAGGGAAATAATAAATACCTTAAGGAGTATTTAA
- a CDS encoding metal-dependent hydrolase, which yields MPNFNNHININIFSYPLVIAIYSLFVKIFDYPLPPRQIVGWGFILFVISGDLPDIDHASAVLRKIVKLFVIFTVFYFEFTRGYFIRFLGLNYLHIPYSLQVLVAILVASFIGKLFDFIIPKHRGPLHRIWSAFVYGLSIFYGYYYLFSVMKNAIFLGIISTIGYLIHIFLDKNFREVNGRLKLKRKGKNVYNWYWWRNRFWKNYGSK from the coding sequence GTGCCAAATTTTAATAATCATATAAATATAAATATTTTTAGTTATCCACTGGTTATAGCAATCTATAGCTTATTTGTGAAAATATTTGATTATCCTTTGCCCCCAAGACAAATAGTTGGTTGGGGTTTTATATTGTTTGTAATTTCTGGAGATTTACCGGATATTGATCATGCTTCTGCTGTATTGCGAAAGATTGTGAAATTGTTTGTTATTTTTACAGTTTTTTATTTTGAGTTTACGCGTGGTTATTTTATACGTTTTTTGGGATTAAATTATCTACATATCCCTTATTCTTTGCAAGTTCTGGTAGCAATTTTGGTTGCTTCTTTCATAGGAAAATTATTTGATTTTATAATCCCAAAACATCGAGGGCCTTTACATAGGATATGGAGTGCTTTTGTGTATGGTTTGAGTATTTTTTATGGATATTATTATTTATTTTCAGTTATGAAAAATGCGATTTTTCTTGGTATAATATCTACAATAGGTTATTTAATCCATATATTCTTAGATAAAAATTTTCGAGAAGTAAATGGAAGATTAAAATTGAAAAGGAAGGGAAAAAATGTTTATAATTGGTATTGGTGGAGGAACAGGTTCTGGAAAAACTACGGTAGCAAATAA
- the udk gene encoding uridine kinase: MFIIGIGGGTGSGKTTVANKINEIIGKENCIILPMDNYYRDMSHIPLEERKKYNYDHPDMIEYTLMIGHLEQLISGKSIDLPEYDFTQYTRTGNFVKLEPKSVIIVEGIFALYYDDLRKFYNLSIFVDAESDVRFIRRLERDIKERGRTIESVINQYLNLVKPMHDAYVEPTKKYADLIIPKGGFNEKAIDVVVEFIFKKLAES, from the coding sequence ATGTTTATAATTGGTATTGGTGGAGGAACAGGTTCTGGAAAAACTACGGTAGCAAATAAAATAAATGAAATAATAGGTAAAGAAAATTGTATTATTTTACCTATGGATAATTATTATCGAGATATGAGTCACATTCCTTTAGAAGAAAGAAAAAAGTATAATTACGATCATCCTGATATGATTGAATACACATTAATGATAGGCCATCTAGAGCAATTAATTAGTGGCAAAAGTATAGACTTGCCTGAGTATGATTTTACTCAATATACTAGGACGGGAAATTTTGTTAAATTAGAACCAAAATCTGTAATTATTGTAGAAGGAATTTTTGCGTTGTATTATGATGATCTAAGAAAATTTTATAATCTTTCTATTTTTGTTGATGCTGAAAGCGATGTGCGGTTTATTAGAAGACTTGAACGTGACATTAAAGAGAGAGGCCGGACAATTGAAAGTGTTATAAATCAATATTTAAATTTGGTTAAACCAATGCATGATGCGTATGTAGAACCCACAAAGAAGTATGCTGATTTAATTATTCCTAAAGGAGGATTTAATGAAAAAGCCATAGATGTAGTTGTTGAGTTTATTTTTAAGAAATTGGCCGAAAGTTAA
- a CDS encoding HD domain-containing protein translates to MYYKVSRDPIHSEVFMYPLEIIASDTKAMQRLRYLSQLVGAEYVYPGATHTRFAHSLGVMHIAGMYAEHLFDSPERIRILRLAGLLHDIGHGPFSHQFDEIVYKKMGLEDGHDEYREKILLEYMPLKMYEVYERAPSSLKKAVCEDLEIVLGGYSENLVDDFREVLKRVVEIFKGESEGTIDFAIIQGPLGADRLDFVLRDSYFAGTRGFGTGSLDRLIRNSLIINKDERDYLAYNIKVIDEIYTILFGRFMMYKNVYFHKTSRAADLMIQELLELAYRPLKLKERVKNLEAFMELTDQKIINEIEIMFNQIVNEYSLDSFEFTKRDILEYKIDLQPVELDVVMAYEIIERLKNRNLWKTIIETPFFVEGIDPSVASQGFAMDILQKIRFRLERAIETCEETDKEKLSMILSNFDEIFKVDTPYKLSLVHPEEFLKSNIYIYDTWKDQILSFDEYVKNYPAYNLMSNNLIQIVRVYVTEDIREILDKYNIIPKVQTLLTTRW, encoded by the coding sequence ATGTATTATAAAGTTTCAAGAGATCCTATTCATTCAGAAGTGTTTATGTATCCTTTGGAGATAATTGCTTCAGATACGAAAGCAATGCAGAGATTAAGATATTTGTCTCAGTTAGTAGGAGCAGAATATGTTTATCCGGGAGCTACTCATACAAGATTTGCTCACTCTCTGGGAGTAATGCATATTGCAGGAATGTATGCTGAGCATCTTTTTGATTCTCCCGAAAGAATAAGAATTTTGAGGCTTGCAGGTTTGTTGCATGATATAGGTCATGGTCCATTTAGTCACCAATTTGATGAGATAGTTTATAAAAAAATGGGTCTTGAGGATGGCCATGATGAATATAGAGAGAAAATTCTTTTGGAGTACATGCCTTTGAAAATGTATGAAGTTTATGAAAGAGCGCCAAGTAGTTTAAAGAAAGCTGTTTGTGAAGATTTGGAGATTGTGCTTGGTGGATATTCTGAAAATTTGGTTGATGATTTTAGAGAAGTTTTGAAGAGGGTTGTAGAAATTTTTAAAGGTGAAAGTGAGGGGACTATCGATTTTGCAATCATCCAAGGTCCATTAGGTGCAGACAGGTTAGATTTTGTTTTGAGGGATTCATATTTTGCTGGTACTAGAGGATTTGGAACAGGTTCTCTTGATAGATTAATAAGAAATTCTTTAATAATTAATAAGGATGAAAGAGATTATCTAGCTTATAATATTAAAGTTATTGATGAAATATACACTATTTTATTTGGTAGATTTATGATGTATAAAAATGTATATTTTCATAAAACTTCTAGAGCAGCCGACCTTATGATTCAAGAATTATTGGAACTTGCATATAGACCATTAAAATTAAAAGAAAGAGTAAAGAATTTAGAAGCATTTATGGAACTTACAGACCAAAAAATTATAAATGAAATAGAAATAATGTTTAATCAAATAGTTAATGAATATTCCTTAGATTCTTTTGAATTTACAAAAAGGGATATTTTAGAGTATAAAATTGATCTTCAACCTGTGGAATTAGATGTAGTTATGGCTTATGAAATAATTGAGCGATTAAAAAATAGAAACCTTTGGAAAACAATAATTGAGACACCATTTTTTGTAGAAGGTATAGATCCTTCTGTTGCAAGTCAAGGATTTGCAATGGATATTTTGCAAAAAATAAGATTTAGACTTGAACGAGCAATTGAAACTTGTGAGGAAACAGATAAAGAAAAACTTTCAATGATTTTGTCAAATTTTGATGAAATATTCAAAGTTGATACTCCTTATAAACTTTCTTTAGTGCATCCTGAGGAATTTTTAAAAAGCAATATTTATATTTACGATACTTGGAAAGATCAGATTCTCTCGTTTGATGAATATGTCAAAAATTATCCAGCTTACAATTTGATGAGCAATAACCTAATTCAAATAGTAAGAGTTTATGTGACAGAAGATATTAGAGAGATATTAGATAAGTACAATATAATCCCAAAAGTTCAAACGTTATTAACTACGAGGTGGTAG
- a CDS encoding type III pantothenate kinase, whose amino-acid sequence MFLLFDVGNTHTTVAITDDGKNFDIRRISTKLLQTEDELFVFLRGFYDVKVKQVVVSSVVPNINHVLSFFAQKYVGCEAVFVEAIKFSRIKWNVKIPEEIGADRVADVIAAYYDYGKDAIVVDFGTAITIEVLKNGIYEGGVIIPGFSMLINALFEGTAKLPMVEIKAADRFVGKDTESNIRIGTINAIMGGIRYLIDNIKKEQKFKDVPLIFTGGQARLIQNQKIFSEAIIDYNLGLRGIFYFYESLTN is encoded by the coding sequence TTGTTTTTGTTATTTGATGTTGGCAACACTCATACGACAGTGGCTATAACTGATGATGGTAAAAATTTTGATATAAGAAGAATTTCTACAAAGTTACTTCAAACTGAAGATGAGCTTTTTGTGTTTTTAAGGGGATTTTATGATGTAAAAGTAAAACAGGTGGTTGTTTCTTCGGTAGTTCCAAATATCAATCACGTTTTAAGCTTTTTTGCTCAAAAGTACGTTGGCTGTGAAGCAGTTTTTGTTGAAGCAATAAAATTTTCAAGGATTAAATGGAACGTTAAGATTCCTGAAGAAATAGGAGCTGATAGAGTAGCAGATGTAATAGCAGCATATTATGATTATGGAAAAGATGCGATTGTGGTTGATTTTGGTACAGCAATCACAATTGAGGTCCTTAAAAATGGTATTTATGAAGGCGGAGTAATTATTCCTGGTTTTTCTATGTTAATTAATGCTTTATTTGAAGGAACTGCGAAACTTCCTATGGTAGAAATAAAAGCAGCTGATAGGTTTGTGGGAAAAGATACAGAAAGTAATATAAGAATAGGTACAATCAATGCTATTATGGGTGGAATAAGATATTTGATAGATAATATTAAAAAAGAGCAAAAATTCAAAGATGTACCATTAATATTTACCGGAGGACAAGCAAGGTTAATTCAGAATCAAAAGATTTTTAGTGAAGCAATAATTGATTACAACCTTGGATTAAGGGGGATCTTCTACTTTTATGAAAGCCTTACTAATTAA
- a CDS encoding B12-binding domain-containing radical SAM protein, which translates to MKALLINPWIEDFAAYDFWLKPLGLLYVGAYLKKLGFDVFLIDLMNRHDKNLEKYVKVPKDKFYKTGKFPYTEVKKPEILSFVPRKYKRYGAPEKYFLDKLNEIGKIDIILVTSTLTYWYPGYWETINFLRKYYGNKIPIIFGGFYVRNLPSHAQRTNTIIYSGNDLNRLSSLLEKLFSKNFRKNFIDWFEDLDPAYELYDNLGYLVFTTTVGCPFKCSYCIAHKIWNGMKFRNPHKVVNAIEKYVEKFKVSDVVFFDDAILVNSKKHFNQILKEIIKRNLKLNFHLPNGIHAKMVSEETVELMAQANFKTIKLGYETAGELQLKTGGKVKDEDLIRAARIFRKYGFTEKEVSAYIMVNIPNQNPDDVINAMKICKNEGIGFSLNEFTPIVGTDDWINLINEGKLTGLEDPLLLNNTVLPFWWKYGMNENMVQRLKDLARKIKDGELVDKFKGNIS; encoded by the coding sequence ATGAAAGCCTTACTAATTAATCCTTGGATTGAAGATTTTGCAGCGTATGATTTCTGGCTAAAACCATTGGGATTGTTGTATGTTGGTGCGTATTTAAAAAAGTTGGGATTTGACGTTTTCTTGATAGATTTAATGAATAGACATGATAAAAATTTAGAAAAATATGTAAAAGTTCCAAAGGATAAGTTTTATAAAACAGGGAAATTCCCATATACAGAAGTAAAGAAACCTGAAATTTTATCATTTGTTCCACGAAAATATAAGCGATATGGTGCTCCGGAAAAGTATTTTTTGGACAAGTTGAATGAAATAGGTAAAATAGATATCATTCTAGTAACATCAACTTTAACATATTGGTATCCAGGTTATTGGGAAACAATAAATTTTTTAAGAAAATACTATGGTAATAAAATTCCAATTATTTTTGGAGGTTTTTATGTTAGAAATTTGCCCTCACATGCCCAAAGAACAAACACAATTATTTATAGTGGAAATGATTTAAATAGATTATCTAGTTTGTTAGAAAAATTATTTTCAAAAAATTTTAGAAAGAACTTTATTGATTGGTTTGAAGATTTAGACCCTGCTTATGAATTATATGACAATTTGGGCTATCTTGTGTTTACAACAACTGTTGGTTGTCCATTTAAATGTTCTTATTGTATTGCTCATAAAATTTGGAATGGAATGAAATTCAGAAATCCCCATAAGGTTGTAAATGCGATTGAAAAATACGTTGAAAAATTTAAAGTTAGTGATGTTGTTTTTTTTGATGATGCCATACTTGTTAATTCTAAAAAACATTTCAACCAAATTTTAAAAGAAATTATAAAAAGAAATTTGAAGTTAAATTTTCATCTTCCCAATGGAATACATGCAAAGATGGTATCAGAGGAAACAGTTGAACTTATGGCACAAGCGAACTTTAAAACAATAAAGCTTGGATATGAGACTGCAGGTGAGCTCCAATTGAAAACTGGTGGGAAAGTTAAAGATGAAGATTTAATCAGAGCAGCAAGGATATTTAGAAAGTATGGTTTTACTGAAAAAGAAGTTTCCGCTTACATAATGGTTAACATTCCAAATCAAAACCCGGATGACGTTATAAATGCAATGAAAATTTGCAAAAACGAAGGAATTGGTTTTTCTCTAAATGAATTTACACCGATTGTGGGGACAGATGATTGGATTAATTTAATAAATGAGGGTAAATTAACTGGTTTGGAAGATCCTTTGTTGTTGAATAATACTGTATTACCGTTTTGGTGGAAATATGGAATGAATGAGAATATGGTGCAACGTTTGAAAGATTTGGCACGAAAAATCAAGGACGGTGAACTTGTTGACAAATTTAAGGGAAATATTAGTTAA
- a CDS encoding site-2 protease family protein translates to MNLLTNLREILVNLTTGFLAVILVILPREYVKAYTITKLGDQTPKKLGRLSLNPFVHLDPIGTISFILFNFGWSRPVPTIPLKSSKLKKSLLITSIIGPVFGIILFVIYGIITRNIDNRYLFLIFYKATKWSLTYAIFSMLPIPPLDGSRFLSAFLPGEYIEWYVKYEVYGILFMLALLFIWILPLVMSPFVAFIENLTNFIINGGG, encoded by the coding sequence GTGAACTTGTTGACAAATTTAAGGGAAATATTAGTTAATTTAACAACAGGTTTCTTAGCGGTCATTTTAGTGATCTTACCTAGAGAATATGTAAAGGCTTATACAATAACAAAATTGGGGGATCAAACTCCCAAAAAACTTGGGAGGCTTTCGCTGAATCCTTTTGTTCATCTTGATCCTATTGGAACAATATCATTTATACTTTTTAATTTTGGTTGGTCTAGACCTGTACCAACAATACCTTTGAAATCGAGTAAATTAAAAAAAAGTTTATTAATAACTTCTATTATCGGCCCAGTTTTTGGTATAATATTGTTTGTAATATATGGTATAATTACAAGAAATATTGATAATAGATATTTATTTCTGATATTTTATAAGGCAACTAAATGGAGTTTAACATATGCGATTTTTTCTATGTTGCCGATACCACCGTTAGATGGTTCAAGGTTTTTGAGTGCGTTTTTGCCAGGCGAATATATCGAGTGGTATGTGAAATATGAAGTTTATGGTATACTTTTTATGTTGGCATTGTTATTTATTTGGATTTTACCATTGGTTATGAGTCCATTCGTAGCTTTTATTGAGAATTTAACCAATTTTATTATAAATGGAGGGGGATAA
- a CDS encoding cell division protein ZapA, with the protein MAKKIFNLGLRKFVVESDSSNEVLDYIENRLAQLNNKYSYLSSIDERFLAIICEILEKEYGTKLTIEQLLKKLRNITTGGSSLEDRSI; encoded by the coding sequence ATGGCGAAGAAAATATTTAATCTAGGGCTGCGTAAATTTGTTGTTGAAAGTGACAGCAGTAATGAAGTTTTAGATTATATAGAGAATAGACTAGCACAGTTGAATAATAAATATAGTTATCTTTCATCAATTGATGAAAGGTTTCTTGCTATTATCTGTGAAATTTTGGAGAAAGAATATGGGACGAAATTAACAATTGAACAACTTTTAAAAAAATTACGGAATATTACTACTGGAGGAAGTTCACTTGAAGATAGGTCTATTTGA
- the murI gene encoding glutamate racemase — protein sequence MKIGLFDSGIGGISVLKKLTYLNGAHYIYIADTERAPYGIKTPETLESFVYQFIDFFERKNVDEVFAACNTTDSIIIEKELKFNIKYHSIVKAGVNASKSWKVGVIGTNVTIKNETYKKQLERLEKEVFQKSAQLFVSLVEEGIFYGRMVEAIANFYLNSFRKTGIEELILGCTHFPFLKGIISRVLPKVKIIDPAEELSKEISIDRSKKPFVEFYVTGDIKAFERKLKRINFRVPHVVHRLEIRKLKVIDSEKPNIINWDVRSG from the coding sequence TTGAAGATAGGTCTATTTGACTCAGGAATTGGTGGAATCTCCGTATTAAAAAAACTTACATATTTAAATGGAGCTCATTACATTTATATTGCTGACACAGAAAGAGCTCCGTATGGTATAAAAACTCCAGAAACGCTGGAAAGTTTTGTTTATCAGTTTATTGACTTTTTTGAAAGAAAAAATGTTGATGAGGTATTTGCTGCATGTAACACTACTGATTCAATTATTATAGAAAAGGAATTAAAATTTAATATTAAGTATCATAGCATTGTAAAAGCAGGGGTCAATGCGAGTAAGTCTTGGAAGGTAGGTGTTATTGGTACAAATGTAACTATTAAAAATGAGACTTATAAAAAACAATTGGAACGGCTAGAAAAAGAAGTTTTTCAGAAATCAGCTCAGTTATTTGTTTCATTAGTTGAAGAAGGGATCTTTTATGGCCGAATGGTTGAAGCTATTGCGAATTTTTATTTAAATTCATTTAGGAAAACTGGTATAGAAGAATTAATTTTAGGTTGCACTCACTTTCCATTTTTAAAAGGCATTATTTCCAGGGTTCTGCCCAAAGTTAAAATAATTGATCCAGCTGAGGAATTATCTAAAGAAATTTCGATTGACAGAAGTAAAAAACCTTTTGTTGAGTTTTATGTCACTGGGGATATAAAAGCGTTTGAGAGAAAGCTAAAAAGAATTAATTTTAGAGTACCACACGTTGTACACAGATTGGAAATCAGGAAGCTAAAGGTGATTGATAGTGAAAAACCTAATATTATTAACTGGGATGTCAGGAGCGGGTAA